In a genomic window of Gossypium arboreum isolate Shixiya-1 chromosome 9, ASM2569848v2, whole genome shotgun sequence:
- the LOC108454947 gene encoding protein LATERAL ROOT PRIMORDIUM 1-like isoform X1, which translates to MGMVGLRDFVVVAPASFNHHHHHHHHHHTQDPIMSNDQISGPSASTALGVGVGVFPLLTAAPCLAPLNVEDPDLFNNNGRTKLSGMQLWQDQNSSPHNYLKKPSSFPDSNNSSSMKLIQSSGGGGIGDGESGGSGSSSATTCQDCGNQAKKDCSHRRCRTCCKSRGFDCPTHVRSTWVPAARRRERQLMAAAVTTAGAGSSGSTSGAKKPRLITSQNTTTSHTSTSNTTPRSFDTSSSNQDAGFKETLPGQVRAPAVFKCVRVTAVEDGDDEFAYQAIVKIGGHVFKGFLYDQGVEGRDGFPNISELHLGGGPGSGGNGGGGRNGGSSSSPVLDPSEVYAATGGCLLGSSYGNPIN; encoded by the exons ATGGGGATGGTTGGTCTCCGAGATTTCGTCGTTGTTGCTCCTGCCTCGTTTAATCACCACCACCACCATCATCATCACCATCATACTCAAGATCCCATCATGTCAAATGATCAAATCAGTGGTCCAAGTGCTTCCACCGCACTTGGTGTTGGCGTTGGCGTTTTCCCGCTTCTTACAGCAGCTCCATGTCTAGCTCCACTGAATGTGGAAGACCCCGATTTGTTCAATAACAATGGTCGTACCAAGCTCAGCGGGATGCAGTTATGGCAGGATCAAAATTCTTCCCCTCACAATTATCTTAAAAAACCATCCTCATTCCCTGATAGCAATAATTCGTCTTCTATGAAGTTGATACAAAGCAGTGGCGGGGGTGGGATTGGAGATGGAGAGAGTGGTGGTTCGGGATCAAGCTCAGCGACCACGTGTCAAGATTGCGGGAACCAAGCTAAGAAAGACTGTTCCCATAGGAGATGTAGAACATGTTGTAAAAGCCGAGGTTTTGATTGCCCTACTCACGTGAGGAGCACGTGGGTACCCGCTGCTAGGAGACGAGAACGTCAGCTCATGGCGGCTGCAGTCACCACTGCTGGTGCTGGCTCGTCTGGGTCGACCTCCGGAGCTAAGAAACCGAGACTCATAACTTCGCAGAACACAACTACTTCTCATACATCAACTTCAAACACTACTCCTAGAAGCTTTGACACTAGCTCAAGTAACCAAG ACGCAGGTTTTAAAGAGACACTGCCGGGGCAAGTACGTGCACCGGCGGTATTCAAGTGCGTCAGAGTGACAGCGGTGGAGGACGGTGACGACGAGTTTGCATATCAAGCAATCGTTAAGATTGGTGGACATGTTTTCAAAGGGTTTCTTTATGATCAAGGAGTCGAAGGAAGAGATGGATTCCCTAATATATCTGAATTGCATTTAGGTGGTGGCCCAGGCAGCGGTGGCAATGGTGGTGGTGGGAGAAATGGCGGATCATCGTCGTCTCCGGTTCTTGATCCTTCTGAAGTTTATGCAGCCACCGGAGGTTGCTTGCTTGGTTCAAGTTATGGTAATCCAATAAATTAA
- the LOC108454947 gene encoding protein LATERAL ROOT PRIMORDIUM 1-like isoform X2, whose amino-acid sequence MGMVGLRDFVVVAPASFNHHHHHHHHHHTQDPIMSNDQISGPSASTALGVGVGVFPLLTAAPCLAPLNVEDPDLFNNNGRTKLSGMQLWQDQNSSPHNYLKKPSSFPDSNNSSSMKLIQSSGGGGIGDGESGGSGSSSATTCQDCGNQAKKDCSHRRCRTCCKSRGFDCPTHVRSTWVPAARRRERQLMAAAVTTAGAGSSGSTSGAKKPRLITSQNTTTSHTSTSNTTPRSFDTSSNAGFKETLPGQVRAPAVFKCVRVTAVEDGDDEFAYQAIVKIGGHVFKGFLYDQGVEGRDGFPNISELHLGGGPGSGGNGGGGRNGGSSSSPVLDPSEVYAATGGCLLGSSYGNPIN is encoded by the exons ATGGGGATGGTTGGTCTCCGAGATTTCGTCGTTGTTGCTCCTGCCTCGTTTAATCACCACCACCACCATCATCATCACCATCATACTCAAGATCCCATCATGTCAAATGATCAAATCAGTGGTCCAAGTGCTTCCACCGCACTTGGTGTTGGCGTTGGCGTTTTCCCGCTTCTTACAGCAGCTCCATGTCTAGCTCCACTGAATGTGGAAGACCCCGATTTGTTCAATAACAATGGTCGTACCAAGCTCAGCGGGATGCAGTTATGGCAGGATCAAAATTCTTCCCCTCACAATTATCTTAAAAAACCATCCTCATTCCCTGATAGCAATAATTCGTCTTCTATGAAGTTGATACAAAGCAGTGGCGGGGGTGGGATTGGAGATGGAGAGAGTGGTGGTTCGGGATCAAGCTCAGCGACCACGTGTCAAGATTGCGGGAACCAAGCTAAGAAAGACTGTTCCCATAGGAGATGTAGAACATGTTGTAAAAGCCGAGGTTTTGATTGCCCTACTCACGTGAGGAGCACGTGGGTACCCGCTGCTAGGAGACGAGAACGTCAGCTCATGGCGGCTGCAGTCACCACTGCTGGTGCTGGCTCGTCTGGGTCGACCTCCGGAGCTAAGAAACCGAGACTCATAACTTCGCAGAACACAACTACTTCTCATACATCAACTTCAAACACTACTCCTAGAAGCTTTGACACTAGCTCAA ACGCAGGTTTTAAAGAGACACTGCCGGGGCAAGTACGTGCACCGGCGGTATTCAAGTGCGTCAGAGTGACAGCGGTGGAGGACGGTGACGACGAGTTTGCATATCAAGCAATCGTTAAGATTGGTGGACATGTTTTCAAAGGGTTTCTTTATGATCAAGGAGTCGAAGGAAGAGATGGATTCCCTAATATATCTGAATTGCATTTAGGTGGTGGCCCAGGCAGCGGTGGCAATGGTGGTGGTGGGAGAAATGGCGGATCATCGTCGTCTCCGGTTCTTGATCCTTCTGAAGTTTATGCAGCCACCGGAGGTTGCTTGCTTGGTTCAAGTTATGGTAATCCAATAAATTAA